The genomic DNA TCCTCTAGAGCCctgcagtgcagcagctcttccaAGGGTATAAAGTGCATCCCGAGAAGCCAGAGGGGGACACCATGGCATGGGAAAGCTGCTTTTGTGTCTCCCATCTTGTGTTCTTACCCACCCGACTAATCCCCTTCACCCTCCCAGCTCTGAAAGATGGGCTCTACCCGCTTTGGCAACTGCAGAAAGCTGAACTTAAACCCTCcttgaggaaacaaaaataggAAGTCGTGGGGCTGAACATGTTGGCCAATACTGCTGCACACTCCTGTGTGTGCAGGGTTCCCATGTCCCTCCTTTGCTGCGCCACAGAGGACAGAGTTTGCACCAGCACTGGCATGGTTTatccccagctggcaactaagcaccatgcagccacttgcttcccccttccctgcagtaggatgggagggagaaagagggaaaaaaagtaaaccccCTGGTTTGCAATTGAGTTGAGGTTGAGTTTACTaaggcagcagaagagaaaaaaaccccaaagataaaagaatatacaagATGAGTGATGGACAATGCAATTGCTCGCCAGCTGGTGGTTGATGCTTAGTCTGTCCCCAAGCAGCAGTTCCTCCAGCCAGCTTTGCCCAAActatatgctgagcatgacgtCATATAGTGTCAAATGTCCCTTTGGGCAGCTTGGGTcacctgtcctggctgtgtgccctctcagcttcttgtgcacctggcataggagctgaaaagtccttggctACTTAAGAACagctaaaacatcagtgtattgtCAATGCtgttctcatactaaatccaaaacacagcaccatgtACCAGCTACTGGgtagaaaattaactctatcccagccaaaaccaggacaagtaCCAATCCGCGTCTCCCGTGAGCTTGCAGGCTGAGACCAGGCAATGATAAAACCAGACTAAGgtgagctgggctgtgccaccaggagaGATCTGTAAAGGGGCTGCGTAGGCTGATGCCAGAGTCCAGTATTCTCTGACCAGGTTCTTTTAGATATTCCACACATGGAGGGTATAATGTTTAATATCAGACTTATTTGAAGATATTTGGTGTTACATGAGGTTTCTGATTTAGGTTCCTCttagcaaaataaagcaattgCAAAATACACTTCAATCACCATACAGATATGATCTCCATCACTGTTCTTTAGAATATGCTCACTGTCATGATGCTGGGCGTTCTCAGCCACCAGGAGGGAGAACATGTGCTGAGGCTAGCTCAAGCCCACTATTGTCTTCcaaattcttttgtttgttgttgacTTTTTGTACTGCGTGTTGGGCGGAGCCACGTATTCATTGTCCCCATGCTGACCTGGCTCACTTAGGGCAGTGTTCACCGTTCTTTAAATGAACTCAGGGAGTGACACCCTCAGTCACTCCACTCAACTGACAGAGCTGTTTATCTAAAACAAGCACCCTCTGGTCTGCATTGTGTTGAGCTAATgtcagctgctttgcagaagcTGTGGTCTGTCACACCCTGCATTATTTTCTGAGATTCGTGGGCACATCGCCCTTGCCCAGCTCCTCTGAGCCTTCTTCCACTGTACGGCTGTATTGGTCAATCACGGTTGGGGTTGCCAGAGTTGAGCACGCATGCACGGAGTATGTGATAACAGGTTAATCAGAGGGGAGATAATTTACggcagaacagaaagagaaaaggattaTCTGAAACTGTTTGTGAGGCACCGACTGAATTACTCGGGAGCAGTGCTCCTGTTCCTCTTGTGCTGGCACAAGTGGTTGAAGGAGAAGCACTTGCAGTGATAAATTCCCTCAGCTGTGGAGAAGAGACCCTAGGGCAGGACTCGTAGCACCTTGGTGTCCCTGTAATTCCTGTTGCCTCATATGTGTAGGACAGGGAGGGCAAagtctcctgcctgctgggggcTGTGAAGTTTGACTAATGAGCCTGTGAAATCGCTTAAGGGCCTCCTTTGAACACTGCTGGGACACTGTAGCATGCCAGATACCGAGCTATGTTCTTAATGCTTGGCAGTGTCGCTGGTGATCAAAAGATCCTGCCCTATTGCAGTGTGCATCCGAGATGAAATCTCAGTGCTTAACTGTCATGATGCCATTCTATGGGATTTTATGCTCTGTAAAGCAGAGAAGCAATTCATGTGATTTGAGTGAAGTTGTGAAGAGCATCTGCAGACCTTGGGATGCCCAACATCTGTTCTGCTCTTTGGATTATACCTGTGCCTTGTCTATAGTCAGTGAGCTGGGGCatgttatttattcattctcCTTGTTACGCAGCTGTTGCCTAAAATGGAGGAAGGTTTTGGGTTTAAGGAGCTGCTAGATAAGAGCTTAGGAATCTTACATTTTTCCATCTGAGGATTAAGGAGCTGTCTGCCTGCCTGATTTTACTGAAGGCTCTGTCCAGAAATAACAAGTGGGGGATGTAGTGGCCAGAGGATGGGAGAGATGGTAAAAAGGGAGAGAACtggcttggttttgttctgagagagaaataatATGTACCAAAAAATGCCGCTTAGGATCATCCTAGGAGCCCTCAGACCCagcctgctggagcaggttggAAATTGAACTTTCCCTGGTTTGCTGGATTTAGCAGCTCCCGAGCTAAAAGTATTGCTATTGCTCCCCTGGGATAGAAAACCCACGgaagctgctgggaagaagagCAGAGTAGGAGTTTATGAAGAGCCTGAGTAAGATGATCATTTCTGGCTACCTGGACATAGTGGATCTGGATGTTTCTAGGGCAATTTCTGGGCCTCGCCTGCTGGGAAGGAATGCCCTGAGAATGGCAGCCAGCTGTAGGTGTACATACTGAGAAAGCCAAGTaattctgtgtgtttctgtggaaCAGGTGTGTGGTGAGAAGCCCTGACACGCTGCTGGCCCCTCCCAGGGGCTGCCTGAGCAGGCTCCTGAGTGACACTGCGCtcctctgctgggctgctggatGCCTCTGCCCTGCCTCGGGCCATCGGCATGGAATCGtacaatagtttgggttggaagggaccttcaaaggtcatctagtccaacccccctgcaatgggcagggacatcttcaactagatcaggttgctcagagccctgtccagcctggcctggaatgtctccagggatggggcatctgccacctctgggcaacctgggccagtatttcaccaccctcatgttacaaaatgtcttcctcatgtctagtctgaatctcccctcctttggtttaaaaccattaccccttgtcctgtcgcaagaggccctgctaaaaagtctgtccctatccttcttatcggccccttttaagtactgaaaggctgcaataaggtctccctggaaccttctcttctccaggctgaacaaccctgactctctcagcctttcctcacaggagagctgttccaccCTTCTGATGATtgttgtggcctcctctggcccctctccaacaggtccatgtctttgctgtactgagggctccagagctggacacaggactccaggtggggtctcaccagagtggaggcgaggggcagaatcccctcccaGAACCTGCCggccatgctgcttttgatgcagcccaagatacaatcggccttctgagctgcaagcgcacattgccagctcatgtccagtctttcatccaccagtatcccccaaggccttctctgcagggctgttctcaatcccttcatcccccagcctgtattgataccagcGGTTGCCTCAATCCAGGTGcgggaccttgcacttggcctcgttgaacctcatgaggatCATATGGGctcacttctcaagcttgtcccGGTCCCTTTGGATGGCATCCTGTGCCTCAGgcgtgtcaactgcaccactcagcttggcgTCATTCgtgaacttgctgagggtgtacTCAGTCTCACTGTCTGTGTCATTGATGATGATGTTAAAGAGTTACTGGTCCCAGTGCGGATcgctgagggacaccacttttcaccagtgtccatccagacactGGGCCTttgaccaccactctctggATGCAATCATCTTGccaattcctcatccactgaacagtccacccatcaaatccatacctctccaacACAGAgggaaggatgttgtgagggaccacgtcaaaagctttacagaagtccagatagacgACATccgtagcccttcctttgttcAGTGAGGTAGTCACTCCACCATggaaggccactaggttggtcaggtgggacttgcccttggtgaagccacgCTGGCTGTCCTGAATCACCTCCTTGTCTTCCATATGCCTTAGCACAGCTCCTAGGAGGATCTGTCGCATgatctttccaggcacagaggtgaggccgACAAGTCGgtagttcccagggtcctcttttccatcctttttaaaaatgggtgcaatatttccatttttccagccaccagggacttcacctgagtgccatgacttctcaaatatcatggagagtggcttggcactacatcagccaattccctcaggactctgggatgcatctcaccAGGTCCCATAGATGGATGTATGTTCAGGTCCCTCAACTGGTCACAAACCTGGTCTTCTCttacagtgggagggactttgtTCCCCAGTCCCCTTCTTGCAGTTCATCTACTCGGGAAGTGTGGGCAGAGAGCTTGCCaatgaagactgaggcaaagaagtaCCTCAGTCTTCTCCTTGTTCATTGTTAACCAGTTTGCCAGTCTTGCTCATCAGGGGGGACACACTTTCTTTGACTTTCCTCATCTGGATGACGTgcagaagcccttcttgttatcCTTTGTGTGTCTTGCCaaattcagctccagctgtgccttggccttcctgaccccatctctgcacagcGGGGCAGTGTCCCTATACTCTTTCTGggatacctgtccctgcttccactgcctgtgcattctcttcttgccctttagtttgaccagcaggtctcaACTCAGCCACCTCTTGACTTCCTTACCCAATTTCTTACACCTGGGGATCAAGAGATCTCTTGTTTTCTATGGAAAGCGTCCTTGAAGATCTGCCAGCTGcgttctgctcccttgtccctgagggcagtttcccagggggtcctgctgcccagctccttgAAGAGCTGAAAGTTGGCTTTCCAAAAAGTGAGTGTCCTGACTTTACCCTTCAGCCATTCCACATCCCTCGAGACTGTGAACTCCATGTGCAAATGAtcactgcagccctggctgcctccaGTCTTGATGTCACCAATTAGCTCACTCTCGTTAGTGACTATCGGGTCCGGTGTCGCATCTCCCCTGGTAGGGCTGTCTGTTACCTGGCTTAGGAAGTTATCCTCAATGCACTCCAGGAGTCTCTTGGATTGCCTATTTATTTGGGGGCTCCAGGGTTTACTTCATTAAGGGTGTGCGTTTGAAAGGATGAAAATTACAGTGGTAGCTGTGAAAGTAAAGCCTAAATACGAACCTGCCAAccattcttccctttctttttacaGGTGAAGCTACAATTTGAAAGCAGAGTAAACAAGACATGTGAAATCTTTAAAGCCATATCATATAGGACTCAAGTGGTTGCTGGGACAAACTACTTTATCAAGGTTTGTATATATTATAGGAAGGAGTGCTTTGTCATAGAAGACCATCTGATGTGACTAAAAGAGTTACGGACTGTCTCCTGATGCTTATAAAATTCCTCTGTTTGGCGCTACTGTACAACAGGAACATAGAAACTTATAAAACATGCACTGTGCTGCTTCGGATGTGAATGATAACTTTCTTAGGATCATCACAGTCAAAGACTGTAGATTGCCTTATCAGCTCAAATGATTTAAATTAGTCATAACTCTACTCTCCTGTTTCCTTTAAAGGCAAAGGAGCTTTCCTATTGCCTCTGCGTCCTCCAACTGTGTTTATTAGGATTAACTGGGGGTGAGCCTGAGGATCTGATGGAGAGTTAGAgtgaattttttaatttcatgcaaGCATCTCATGCTCGGCTGACCAGTTTTGCAGGCAAGCATGCATGCTGATGTTTTGGTTCTGTGTCAtgtgctgcagaggagcagcctgcctGCTGGTTTTTCTGTACTTCCAAAGCCCCCTTTCTGTTGTGGAGGAAAAACAGGTAGTGCTTAATTTGGAGCCCTCTGATAGTGCTGTTCATCCTCTCCTAGAAAATCTTACCCGTGGATTTGAGCAGCTTTCTGTGAAGTAAAGTGGAAGTAATTGCTGGGCCTATTTTGCGAGTGAAGGCCGGAAAGCACTGCTTAGTGGCAGGCTGGCTTTCTGGCAGCAGAGCAAACACTGGATGCGATTGCTGTATCTGAACCGCACATGTGCACAGACTTACACCTGGTAGGATGTGCTCCCTCGACAAGAGTCGGTTTGGGATTTAGTAGTTCTGCAGAGACATTATGAGCATTTGCTCTAAGTTTCTCATACTTAGTTGATCCCAGGAAGGACAGACACTGCTAAAACAACTCTTGAACAGTTATTTCTGCTCTCTGGGCACCAGGGGATTGTACTGACCGAGTACGTATTCTATGGCTAATGCAAGTCTTACTCACATAAATGGCGTTTATCCTTCCCTGGCTCCTCTGAGATGCGCTTTCGCTTTGTGGACAAGGTACTGAGTGATACAGAGTAACAATTTACAGGAAGGCTGCAGTGAAACCAGAAGTCACGTCTAATTGCATTTCTTCACTTAGTGCCATCCTGTTGCTGACTCAGGCAATATAAGATACTTGTTTGCTGTCCATGCTGAGCCTCATGAGCAAACTACTCGGAAATAAAGACTGACATGTTAGTGAACTTGGAAGAAATCCATTTTATAGCACTGAAAACTGATGATGGGTCTCGTTTTCCCAATCTTGCAAGTGGCAGGACGCAGTTATTCACTTTAGCGGTAGCTGGAATGACCTCTGTCACaagattgttttcttttatccttcTGAATTCTCCACATTGCTAAATTTTACCAACAGACTTGCAGATGAGATATAATCCAGACCAAGAGAAACAGTGCAGCCTCCAGAAGGCATGCAAAAACCTCCTGGAGCCTAAGGCATTAAACTTTCCCTTAATGCCATAGACCTCAAACAGCGAGAAAACTTGTGCTTGGCTCTGTATGTATGAAATCATGCACAGCTCTGTAGTAGCAAGCCTTAGCGGGAGGACTTGCTGGAGGGGAAGGtgagtttattttgaaaattatttatttcagccaCTCACCCTACTCTGAGAGGCACCAAGAGGTGTCAAGTTGTCTGTTCAGGCACCGATGTGTTTGCAGTAATTCTGCAGACAAGGGATCCTGGCTTTCAGGTTTCTTAGGACCGTGTGCTGGCTGTGGCTAGATCTTTCTGTGCCTTCTGGGAGATGACACTGTCTCTGCACCTTGCCCCAGCCCTGAGGCATTAAAATTTACCCAGTGTCTCTCGTTTCCTACTCTGAGTGTCCGGAGAAGCTGTCAGCTGATGTGCTGGGATCTTTGTGACCTGAATAGGGTGCCCTGCAAACCTTTCTCCTGTTGTGCCTGCTGGTGCTTCCACACTCCAGCAGTGCTGCCCATTTTCCATTTGCATGAGTCTGAAGGTTTTTATTACAGTTCTCTACAGGTGTATAGAGTTTCCAGCACCAGTTAGTTACTATCCAGATGGGTTAAGAGCTGTTGAAGTAAAAGGGGAGAGAAACCTAAAATTCAGCTCCTGAGCAAAGATCTTCTTCCTGTTGTTTGAACCTGCTTCACCCATGATCCTCACTTTCCCACTGTTTTGGTTTCTAGGTCCAAGATTCTGATGACAACTATGTCCACTTAAGGGTGTTTCAGGGCCTCCCTGCTGAGAACGACTGTCCCAGCCTTGTCAGTTTTCAGACCGGGAAAACCAGAGATGATCCTCTGACCTACTTCTGAGAGACAATGAGGAATGGTGCCTCACTTCTGCAAGATGTGTGTGGTTTCTGCCTGTGTCAGTAAATGcgcaaaaataaaataagttttgaaaGCTATTTGTTCATCTACTGCATGTCATGTCTAGGTCTGCTGCCTGGCTAAAACTCAAGTGGGCTCTGAAATACTATTCAAGGCAGAAGAAGTGCTATAATAAGCCAGACTTAGGGTCTCCAATTTTTCCCTGTTTGGTGGGGGTCTGCGTGAGAACTCTCTGGGCTGCTatgagaaaaagcatttaagacCCCTTAATATTCAGGAGACAGAACATGCTCCTTCTAAGCAATGCTGGTTACACACTCCCACAGAGCACACCTGCAACAATAAGCCCAGTAACACACAGGTAAGGTCACCATGCTCTCTCCTCTCAAAGCTGCTTGCCAATTCTACAGTCTACACCACTGGTCGCTGATCTCTGGCTGGACCTTGTGCTGCTGAACTCTTTCAGCACAGCAGTTCAGCGAGTTTGCAGTCCACTTCTCTGGCACACACTTAAGCAGCTCATCTATGAGGTGTTATGGAGAACAGCATCAAAAGCCTTACCAAAGTAAACAACAAACATCTTGGCAAATTGAGAGAGGATGGATATCTAATCATAGCAGGCTATGAGGTTGAtgaagcatgacttcccctttgTAAATCCATGCCGACTACTTCCAATTGCCTTTTTGTCTTTAATATGTGTGGAAATGACTTCCAGAACCATTTGCTCCAGCGCCTTCCCAGGGACTGAGGTGACGCTGATGAGCCTGTAGTGCTCCAGGTTCTCCTTCTTGCCCGTCTTCAACATAGAAGTGATGTTTTCTTGCTTCCAGTCCTGGGGAACCTCCCCCAGTGCACATGACCTTTCAAAGGTCCTTGAGTGTGGCCTTGCAATGACACTGGCCCTCAGCATCCATGGATGCATCCCCTCACACCGCATGGCATTGCCTAAGTCTGGTTTAGGTGTGCCCCAGGCCTggtccagctctgctgaggaaagtcttcttttctccagacttgCCTGCTCATCTTAGGCACCTCAAATTCCTGTAGGCAAGTCCTACCAATAAAGGCTGAGACAAAGGCAGCATCGAGTGCCTCAGCCTTTCCCATGCCCTCTGTTAGCAGGTGCCCTGCTCCACGCAGCACAGAGGGACTGCATTTTCCTTGGTGTTCCTTTCTAATTTCTAACTAAAAGACTGGAATAAACCTAAGGTTATAAGGAATATGAAAAAcactcatggaaaaaaaaaccccaacatctGAGCAACATAACCAATattgaaaaccagaaaagagaaCAGTGAAACACTACTCAAAGTCAAATATGCCCTTTCGATTCAAGAGAAATGTTTATTGTTATTAATGCAGAAATGCTTGTCCAGCTTAAGTTCCTTTCCAGGACTTTTCCTTAGGACTGAGAACTGAGttcagttctggttttaaacACATACCCCCTCTACTGGACATCATatcctgctgctgcaagagGATCAACATGATCACCACGGGaatgtttgtttcaaaagaCAATAATCCTCCTCTTGCTTTCAAAACCACTTTGGCTTTGGTCTCTCTTCAGGTCTTTGCCAAGAAAATACATAGCACAATTTAAATCTACAGATATATTCACAGTTGCAAAATAGCACAGAAGAGATCTGGGTTTTCCTCTCACTCCTTGCTGCAAATACAGAATGTCAGT from Caloenas nicobarica isolate bCalNic1 chromosome 1, bCalNic1.hap1, whole genome shotgun sequence includes the following:
- the LOC136001352 gene encoding cystatin-A-like — its product is MSPTLGGLSETEPATPEVQEIVDKVKLQFESRVNKTCEIFKAISYRTQVVAGTNYFIKVQDSDDNYVHLRVFQGLPAENDCPSLVSFQTGKTRDDPLTYF